The window CTTCAATTGTTATTTTCTCAAAAAGGTACGAATTCTTTTCGATTAGATCTGCTGATGATGCTTTTGTTATTGGTTAGATCTGAACCCGTTTCTCATTTATGTGTCAATGAATTGTGGTGTCGTGCTTTCGGATTGATTTGAATTTGTTTTCCTTCGATTATTGTTTAGAGCTATTTAAATTGGAGGATGTCGTAAGATTTTGTGATTTGTGATTGTTGTGTTCTTGCTTCTGAGATGTGGATCTTGTGGAGCGTTTCATTTATCGCAAATTATGGGACATTTGATGGATATTGTTATTATCACGAGTTGGCGTCGTAGGATTTCTACATTTCATATTCTAATGCAGCGTGTTGCCGATTAATACGACAAATGTTGTATAATCATTGGGAAAGTTTATTTTTCGAAACATCTGCTGTCAAAAGTAATCTTCTCCGTTAGATTTAACGTCTCTTCGCTATTTAGCATGCTATGTTCATCCATTCAGCAAAGGTACTGATCTATGAATTTCGTTCAGATTCAATTTCCTTTTTGGTTTTTGAGTATCTATGGATACAGAGGTGACCTCTCTGACTTGAGCATTTGTAGTTTTTCATATATATTTGTGAAGATCCAAAGGATTGTCACCTAGTTTACTGCAGATTGTCCTCTTTATAGCTTTTGTGTGTAATAATGATTATAGCTATCAGTAGCTACACTTTCAAGAACTATTACTTCCACTAAATGTTTCGTTGTTCCCTTTAGACTTGTATCGGAGTCACTTTGGAAAAAGAAACATTTTGTGTTTCATAGTTAATCAAACTGACTGAAGCATAGCAGAAGCTTATTTCATATTTGTGATTCCAAATGTTTTCAGGCGCTATATGGATACCTTCTTGTTCACCTCTGAGTCTGTCAATGAAGGTCACCCCGACAAGCTCTGCGACCAAGTCTCGGATGCAATTCTTGATGCTTGCCTAGAGCAGGATCCAGAAAGTAAAGTTGCATGTGAAACATGCACAAAGACCAATATGGTGATGGTCTTTGGTGAGATCACAACCAAGGCTAATGTAAACTACGAGAAGATAGTTCGGGATACCTGCAGAGGCattgggttcacatctccagaTGTTGGTCTCGATGCTGACCACTGCAAGGTCCTTGTCAATATCGAACAGCAAAGTCCTGACATTGCCCAGGGAGTTCACGGTCATCTCACCAAGAAACCAGAGGAAATCGGAGCTGGTGATCAAGGCCACATGTTTGGCTATGCCACTGATGAAACACCAGAGCTCATGCCACTCACACATGTCCTTGCCACCAAGCTTGGAGCCAAGCTTACCGAAGTGAGAAAAAACAAGACTTGTCCATGGTTGAGACCTGATGGTAAGACACAAGTTACTGTTGAGTACAGGAATGATGGTGGTGCCATGGTTCCTCTCAGAGTCCACACTGTCCTCATCTCAACCCAACATGACGAGACTGTGACAAATGATCAGATTGCAAGCGATTTGAAAGAGCATGTTATCAAGCCTGTGATTCCTTCCCAGTATCTCGATGAAAACACAATCTTCCACCTCAACCCATCTGGCCGATTTGTCATCGGTGGCCCCCATGGAGATGCAGGACTCACTGGTAGGAAAATCATCATCGACACCTATGGTGGCTGGGGTGCTCATGGTGGTGG is drawn from Primulina eburnea isolate SZY01 chromosome 10, ASM2296580v1, whole genome shotgun sequence and contains these coding sequences:
- the LOC140842577 gene encoding S-adenosylmethionine synthase 1-like encodes the protein MDTFLFTSESVNEGHPDKLCDQVSDAILDACLEQDPESKVACETCTKTNMVMVFGEITTKANVNYEKIVRDTCRGIGFTSPDVGLDADHCKVLVNIEQQSPDIAQGVHGHLTKKPEEIGAGDQGHMFGYATDETPELMPLTHVLATKLGAKLTEVRKNKTCPWLRPDGKTQVTVEYRNDGGAMVPLRVHTVLISTQHDETVTNDQIASDLKEHVIKPVIPSQYLDENTIFHLNPSGRFVIGGPHGDAGLTGRKIIIDTYGGWGAHGGGAFSGKDPTKVDRSGAYVVRQAAKSVVASGLARRCIVQVSYAIGVAEPLSVFVDTYKTGKIPDKDILSLIKESFDFRPGMIAINLDLKRGGNFRYQKTAAYGHFGRDETDFTWETVKILKPKA